In Pseudomonadota bacterium, a genomic segment contains:
- the aroE gene encoding shikimate dehydrogenase, whose translation MDSYGVIGQPISHSLSPSIHRRFAEQTHQQLSYDALEVAPADLASFVTDTALAGFNVTLPHKQRVFDLLTDVSDRAAAAGAVNTVFRSEDGRLSGDNTDGGGFIKDIDGHFSLAGQRVLLLGAGGAAQGIVTPVMDAGVSNLVIANRTYEKAKRLAEKSGASALHWEELASAEPFDGVIHSTAAGHQQMPNLPICLVREGSWCYDLSYGSAARPFLAWGQARGCQVRDGLGMLVEQAALSFAIWRGVQPKTAPVLAELRAEGGG comes from the coding sequence ATGGACAGCTATGGGGTGATCGGGCAACCCATCAGCCACAGCCTGTCACCCTCCATCCACCGACGCTTCGCCGAACAGACTCACCAGCAGCTCAGCTACGACGCGCTGGAAGTTGCGCCCGCGGACCTGGCGTCTTTTGTTACCGACACAGCCTTGGCCGGCTTCAACGTCACCCTCCCTCACAAGCAGCGCGTGTTTGATCTTCTGACGGACGTCAGCGACCGCGCGGCCGCCGCAGGCGCGGTAAACACGGTCTTCCGCAGCGAGGATGGGCGGCTTAGCGGCGACAACACGGACGGCGGCGGATTCATCAAGGACATCGACGGACACTTCTCGCTGGCGGGTCAGCGCGTTCTGCTGCTCGGCGCCGGTGGTGCCGCGCAGGGCATCGTCACGCCGGTGATGGACGCCGGGGTCAGCAACCTGGTGATCGCGAACCGAACCTACGAAAAGGCGAAGCGACTCGCGGAAAAGTCGGGCGCCTCTGCGCTCCACTGGGAGGAACTGGCGTCCGCAGAGCCTTTCGATGGCGTCATTCACAGCACCGCCGCCGGCCACCAGCAAATGCCGAATTTGCCGATATGCTTAGTGAGGGAGGGCAGCTGGTGCTACGACCTTAGCTACGGCTCGGCCGCCAGGCCGTTCCTGGCGTGGGGCCAGGCACGAGGCTGTCAGGTCCGCGACGGCCTGGGGATGCTGGTGGAGCAGGCGGCACTATCGTTTGCGATCTGGCGCGGCGTTCAGCCCAAAACAGCGCCGGTTCTGGCAGAATTGCGGGCTGAGGGAGGCGGTTGA
- the hemB gene encoding porphobilinogen synthase, whose translation MPFPATRMRRMRRAPFSRRLMRETTLTTNDLIYPMFVCEGEQQREPVPSMPGVERISVDLLSAEAQEIVDLGIPAVALFPVTAPEAKSLDARAAYDPDGLAQRAVATLKNAQPELGVMTDVALDPFTTHGQDGLLDDSGYVTNDETVEVLVKQALSHAAAGADVVAPSDMMDGRIGAIREALEQSGFRNTRILAYSAKYASSFYGPFRDAVGSADNLAGADKYTYQMDPANTDEALQEVALDLEEGADMVMVKPALPYLDIVRRVKQQFGVPTMAYQVSGEYAMLKAAGMQGWLDEEAVVMESLLSIRRAGADAILTYFSKTVAGWLNER comes from the coding sequence ATGCCCTTTCCAGCCACCCGCATGCGGCGCATGCGCCGCGCTCCCTTCTCGCGCCGCCTGATGCGCGAGACAACGCTAACCACTAACGACCTGATCTACCCGATGTTTGTCTGCGAAGGCGAGCAGCAGCGCGAGCCGGTTCCGTCGATGCCGGGAGTCGAGCGAATCAGCGTCGATTTGCTGAGCGCCGAAGCCCAGGAAATTGTGGATCTCGGCATCCCGGCGGTGGCCCTATTCCCGGTCACGGCGCCCGAGGCCAAGTCGCTCGACGCTCGAGCAGCCTATGACCCCGACGGCCTGGCACAGCGCGCCGTCGCGACGCTGAAAAACGCCCAGCCGGAGCTGGGGGTGATGACCGACGTGGCGCTCGATCCCTTCACCACGCACGGACAGGACGGCCTGCTGGATGACAGTGGTTATGTCACCAACGATGAAACCGTTGAGGTGCTGGTGAAACAGGCACTGTCCCACGCGGCTGCCGGCGCAGACGTTGTGGCGCCCTCAGATATGATGGACGGGCGCATCGGCGCGATTCGAGAAGCGCTGGAGCAGAGCGGCTTTCGTAATACGCGCATTCTGGCCTACTCGGCCAAATACGCCTCATCGTTCTACGGGCCATTTCGCGACGCGGTAGGTTCAGCGGATAACCTGGCCGGCGCAGACAAGTACACCTATCAAATGGATCCCGCCAACACCGACGAGGCTCTCCAGGAGGTTGCGCTGGATCTCGAAGAAGGCGCCGACATGGTGATGGTAAAGCCGGCGCTGCCCTATCTGGACATCGTGAGACGGGTCAAACAGCAGTTCGGCGTGCCGACGATGGCATACCAGGTCAGCGGCGAATACGCCATGCTGAAAGCCGCCGGCATGCAGGGCTGGCTGGATGAGGAGGCGGTGGTGATGGAATCGCTGCTATCGATCCGGCGCGCCGGGGCGGACGCGATCCTTACCTATTTCTCCAAAACCGTCGCCGGCTGGCTTAACGAGCGTTAA
- a CDS encoding EAL domain-containing protein, which produces MSNLLVRTLSAGSYSLTSVTHDFEEALTLIKDSVERERPFDAIILGVPPRVANPIKPLLKFLQRQGPANQIPFLLVIHDKHVILERWADNRGHSAIVPWQRFSQIPAILAGMIPEPTPKKASASDEPDASAVSVLFVDDSQSARYAYRQLLESRGFPVDVASTVAGAEAMAAQGDYDLMILDYYLPDGTGDELCRKIRNLPNCAGATLAIITGSYRETIIKSCLEAGAIECMFKNEAKELFITRVASIARGILTRKSVEAERQRLDGILGSVGDGVYGVSTGGEITFINPTGVRLLGYAEEAELVGEQATDHLHHDDADHNDRLEDCYRSGHALSGMETMFKHRRGHPLPVECTVFPLSIKQQRKGAVVVFRDISERKSVDQLRWEVSHDSLTGLANRRHFSQHLDRQLERLHEEGGYDALLCVDIDRFRDIVESGGEAEGDRVLAEVAERLGTRLRDRDLLARLEADRFALLLSRIQLSTLFTIADEFRGVLAEVQAERFGVRRPVTGSIGVVILTRMTPSAEYALEHARIACDHAKKKGRNQTHIYLSEEDTRTARELESGWEDRFKDAIRNDRFVFLAQPITPIDSSPTLQLVDDAGNVVQEQPRELIFELLLRMVSRDGQWVSPNVFVPLAERVNMVQEVDLWVIRNALIKLEEMAEENYNVCLTVNISNVTLQDLDALRLIRDVIESRRMEPNRLIFEVTETSEMASLHSARKFMLELRKLGCRFALDDFGTGFSSFTHLKHLPVDFIKIDGMFVQAMVNDDVDRTMVNSITSMAHALGLATIAEHVDSEETLEAVRLAEVDFVQGHYLGEPMLLDTLDIDAMLEAQTPSAAGDQSSGSGGHG; this is translated from the coding sequence TTGTCGAACCTGCTGGTGCGCACGCTAAGCGCCGGCAGCTACAGCCTCACGTCCGTCACTCACGACTTCGAAGAGGCGCTGACGCTGATCAAGGACTCGGTGGAGCGGGAACGCCCCTTCGACGCGATAATTCTCGGCGTGCCGCCGCGGGTCGCCAATCCGATCAAGCCGCTGCTGAAGTTTTTGCAGCGCCAGGGTCCCGCGAACCAGATCCCGTTTCTCCTCGTGATCCACGACAAGCACGTGATCCTAGAGCGTTGGGCGGACAACCGCGGCCACAGCGCGATTGTTCCCTGGCAGCGGTTTTCCCAGATTCCGGCGATCCTCGCCGGCATGATTCCCGAGCCGACGCCTAAAAAGGCCAGCGCCAGCGACGAACCGGACGCGAGCGCTGTCAGCGTGCTGTTCGTCGATGACTCGCAGAGCGCGCGCTATGCCTACCGCCAGTTGCTGGAAAGTCGCGGCTTCCCGGTCGATGTCGCCAGCACGGTCGCCGGCGCCGAAGCGATGGCGGCCCAGGGTGACTATGATCTGATGATCCTGGACTACTACCTGCCCGACGGCACCGGTGACGAGCTCTGCCGGAAAATCCGGAACCTGCCCAACTGCGCGGGCGCCACCCTGGCGATCATCACCGGCAGCTACCGGGAAACAATCATTAAAAGCTGTCTTGAGGCGGGCGCCATTGAGTGCATGTTCAAGAACGAAGCCAAGGAGCTGTTCATCACCCGGGTCGCGTCCATCGCGCGCGGAATCCTGACCCGCAAGTCGGTGGAAGCTGAGCGCCAGCGCCTCGACGGCATCCTCGGGTCGGTGGGTGACGGTGTCTACGGCGTGAGCACCGGCGGCGAAATCACGTTCATCAATCCAACCGGTGTCCGGCTACTTGGGTACGCCGAAGAGGCCGAACTGGTGGGCGAGCAGGCGACCGATCACCTGCATCATGATGATGCGGATCACAATGACCGGCTGGAGGACTGCTACCGCAGCGGCCACGCGCTCAGCGGCATGGAAACTATGTTCAAACACCGCCGCGGCCATCCGCTGCCGGTCGAGTGCACCGTGTTTCCGCTATCGATTAAGCAGCAGCGCAAGGGTGCGGTGGTGGTATTTCGAGACATCTCGGAGCGCAAGTCGGTGGATCAGCTCCGCTGGGAGGTCTCCCACGATTCGCTGACCGGGCTCGCTAACCGGCGGCACTTCAGCCAGCACCTCGATCGGCAGCTTGAGCGCCTGCACGAGGAAGGGGGCTACGACGCGCTGCTGTGCGTGGATATCGACCGATTTCGCGATATTGTCGAATCGGGCGGGGAGGCCGAGGGTGACCGCGTGCTGGCTGAGGTGGCCGAACGCTTGGGGACTCGCCTGCGTGACCGCGATCTGCTGGCGAGGCTAGAGGCGGACCGCTTTGCCCTGTTGCTGTCGCGCATCCAGCTATCCACGCTGTTTACCATCGCCGATGAGTTCCGCGGCGTGCTCGCAGAGGTGCAGGCCGAGCGATTCGGCGTACGCCGTCCGGTCACCGGCTCCATTGGCGTCGTGATCCTGACCCGCATGACGCCGTCAGCGGAATATGCGCTGGAGCATGCGCGCATCGCCTGCGACCACGCGAAGAAAAAGGGCCGCAACCAGACGCATATCTATCTGTCTGAGGAAGACACCCGGACGGCACGTGAGCTGGAATCCGGCTGGGAAGACCGCTTTAAAGACGCCATTCGAAACGATCGCTTTGTGTTTCTGGCGCAACCCATCACGCCCATCGACTCGTCGCCGACGCTCCAGCTGGTGGACGATGCGGGCAACGTGGTGCAGGAGCAACCGCGAGAGCTGATCTTCGAACTGCTGCTGCGCATGGTTTCCCGTGACGGTCAGTGGGTGTCCCCGAACGTCTTTGTGCCGCTTGCCGAGCGGGTCAACATGGTTCAGGAGGTCGACCTCTGGGTGATCCGCAATGCGCTGATCAAGCTGGAGGAGATGGCGGAGGAAAACTACAACGTCTGCCTGACGGTCAACATCTCCAACGTGACGCTGCAGGATCTCGACGCGCTCCGGCTGATTCGCGACGTGATCGAATCCCGGCGCATGGAGCCCAACCGGCTGATCTTTGAGGTTACCGAAACCTCGGAGATGGCCAGTCTGCACAGTGCCCGCAAGTTTATGCTGGAGCTACGCAAGCTCGGCTGTCGCTTTGCGCTGGATGACTTCGGCACGGGCTTTAGCTCTTTTACCCACCTGAAACACCTGCCGGTCGACTTCATCAAAATTGACGGCATGTTTGTACAGGCCATGGTCAACGACGACGTTGACCGCACCATGGTCAACTCGATTACCTCCATGGCGCACGCGTTAGGGCTGGCTACCATCGCTGAGCATGTCGACTCGGAGGAGACCCTGGAGGCGGTGCGTCTGGCCGAAGTGGATTTTGTTCAGGGCCACTACCTGGGTGAGCCCATGCTGCTCGATACCCTCGATATCGACGCGATGCTCGAAGCGCAGACGCCGTCGGCCGCCGGCGATCAGTCGTCAGGATCCGGTGGGCACGGCTGA
- the yihA gene encoding ribosome biogenesis GTP-binding protein YihA/YsxC, translated as MTVNEYQRFRAARYGLNAHRVNQLPDDSGGEVAFAGRSNAGKSTVINAMTDQKSLARTSKTPGRTQHMVVFELDGGQRLIDLPGYGYAKVSQKLREHWDQELDRYFRSRRSLRGLILIMDIRHPLKPFDLQFLKWCQRVELPCHVLLNKADKLKRGPANAVLLKVRADLKKHKLRATCQTFSGHTRAGIEQTYEVLEDWLGPPEPLQTSSAVPTGS; from the coding sequence ATGACCGTCAACGAATACCAGCGCTTCCGCGCCGCCCGCTATGGCCTCAACGCCCACCGAGTCAACCAGCTGCCGGACGACAGCGGCGGTGAAGTGGCGTTTGCCGGGCGCAGCAACGCCGGCAAGTCCACAGTTATTAACGCAATGACCGACCAGAAATCACTTGCCCGGACCAGCAAAACGCCGGGGCGAACGCAGCATATGGTGGTCTTTGAGCTCGACGGCGGACAGCGCCTGATCGATCTGCCGGGCTATGGCTATGCCAAGGTGTCGCAAAAGCTGCGCGAACATTGGGATCAGGAGCTGGACCGCTACTTTCGCAGCCGGCGAAGCCTTCGCGGGCTGATCCTGATTATGGACATCCGGCACCCGCTCAAGCCGTTCGACCTGCAGTTCCTCAAGTGGTGCCAGCGGGTCGAGCTACCCTGCCATGTGCTGCTCAATAAAGCGGACAAGCTCAAGCGCGGACCCGCGAACGCTGTGCTGCTCAAAGTCCGGGCTGACCTCAAGAAGCACAAGCTGCGAGCGACCTGCCAGACCTTTTCTGGGCACACGCGCGCGGGGATCGAACAAACCTACGAGGTGCTGGAAGACTGGCTGGGCCCGCCGGAGCCTCTGCAGACCTCCTCAGCCGTGCCCACCGGATCCTGA
- a CDS encoding c-type cytochrome — MLPHRKTLALLFAGCVLLSSPLAAQVVGDSAAGQTKATVCAGCHGVDGNSTFGEWPKLAGQHEQYIVRQVKNFQSKNRDNALMYPMIVNLTEQDAADIGAYFAQQKVKPGTADESVVEVGKRLYQGGAAGRGIPACMACHGPGGRGNPGAKYPSVNGQHAVYTSSVLTRFQGGKVWGEGEDANAIMASIAGRLTDDEITALASYIEGLH; from the coding sequence ATGTTGCCCCACCGCAAGACGCTGGCCCTTCTTTTTGCCGGCTGCGTGTTACTGAGTTCTCCGCTGGCGGCCCAGGTTGTCGGCGATTCTGCTGCAGGCCAGACGAAGGCGACGGTTTGCGCGGGCTGCCACGGCGTTGATGGTAACAGCACCTTCGGCGAATGGCCGAAGCTGGCGGGGCAGCACGAGCAGTACATCGTGCGCCAGGTCAAGAATTTTCAGTCGAAGAACCGCGACAACGCGCTGATGTATCCGATGATCGTCAATCTGACGGAACAGGACGCAGCGGATATCGGCGCCTACTTCGCCCAGCAGAAGGTGAAGCCGGGAACCGCCGACGAGTCGGTCGTCGAGGTCGGTAAGCGTCTTTATCAGGGCGGTGCCGCCGGTCGGGGAATCCCCGCATGTATGGCGTGTCACGGCCCCGGCGGTCGCGGCAATCCGGGCGCAAAATATCCTTCCGTCAACGGACAGCATGCGGTCTACACATCATCGGTCCTGACGCGCTTCCAGGGTGGCAAGGTGTGGGGTGAGGGCGAAGACGCCAACGCCATCATGGCCTCCATCGCGGGTCGCCTGACGGATGACGAAATCACTGCGCTGGCGAGCTACATCGAAGGGCTGCACTGA
- a CDS encoding thiol:disulfide interchange protein DsbA/DsbL, which yields MRWITLAALLLSSGAFAQVMGQGGAYVPGKDYKLIEPAQPTDDATQVEVVEVFGYLCPHCATFQPYIEPWSKNRPDRVTYQRVPVVFQRSWEPLARAYYTAEALGILEESHNALFRALHTERRPLRNTDDLANFFTSFGVTREEFDNTAKSFTVQTKLSRGVNQARRWGVTGTPSVVINGKYLANGSMAGSYERLIQIVDHLVAQELAALPPQAEATAEEDATQAGSSH from the coding sequence ATGAGATGGATCACGCTGGCAGCGCTGCTGCTCAGTTCCGGAGCGTTTGCTCAGGTGATGGGCCAGGGCGGCGCTTACGTTCCGGGCAAAGACTACAAGCTCATCGAACCGGCCCAGCCGACCGACGACGCAACGCAGGTTGAGGTTGTTGAGGTGTTTGGGTATCTCTGTCCACATTGCGCGACCTTCCAACCCTATATCGAACCCTGGTCGAAGAATCGCCCGGATCGGGTCACGTATCAGCGTGTTCCCGTGGTGTTCCAGCGGAGCTGGGAGCCCCTGGCGCGAGCCTATTACACCGCCGAGGCGCTAGGAATTTTGGAAGAATCACACAACGCGCTGTTTCGGGCGCTGCACACCGAGCGCCGTCCGCTGCGCAACACCGACGACCTCGCCAATTTCTTCACCAGCTTTGGCGTCACTCGCGAAGAGTTCGACAACACCGCGAAGTCTTTTACGGTGCAAACCAAGCTTTCCCGCGGCGTCAACCAGGCGCGTCGCTGGGGGGTCACCGGGACACCTAGCGTGGTGATCAACGGCAAGTATCTGGCGAACGGCTCGATGGCTGGCAGCTACGAACGGCTGATTCAGATCGTGGACCACCTGGTGGCCCAGGAGCTAGCCGCTCTGCCGCCGCAGGCCGAAGCGACTGCTGAAGAAGACGCGACCCAGGCCGGATCCTCACACTGA